The stretch of DNA TCTGTAAAATGACCTGCACATCAACGTTCACAGGGCTGAATGTTCATTACATCCAGCCCTGTTGTGATGCAGTCAGAATTGAGATTATCTAATCCACCCGTTCCCAGGCTTCCTTCACTTTCTGATAAGTAACCTCCAGGGATTCTGGAACCACCCGCGTACCACTCAGGATGGAGATAAAGCTCGTGTCGCCCCCCCAGCGTGGGACGATGTGCATATGCAGGTGATCGGCAATGCCTGCCCCAGCCACGCTGCCCAGGTTCATCCCCACATTAAAACCTTCCGGCTTATACACGTCACTCAATACCCGTACCGCCTTTGCGACCAGTTCCATCAGCTCACAGCGCGCCTCTGAGGTGAGATCATCCAGCTTGCTAACATGCAGAAAAGGGACGCACATCATATGTCCGCTGGTATACGGGTAGCGGTTCAAAATCATAAAAAGATTTTCGCCACGATGAAAGACCAGGTTTTCCTGTCCATCCTCTCTTTCAGCTGCCAGGCAAAAGGCACAAGCCCGCTCAGCAGCGTCTCCTTGAATATATTTCATCCGCCACGGTGTCCATATATGGTTCATTGAGTCTCATCCTTTCGCTGCGTTCATAATTGTATCCGAATTAAACCGGGTAAGGAACATTCCGCTCTGGGGGTCTTTTCCTGCCAAAAGTGGGTTAGCAAGCGAAGAAGGAGGACATCAAAGGCAGATGTTGCAAATAAGAAAATTTCATCTCCGCAGATCAAGAATTGACAGGGATTAATAGAACAAGATTTGCCCATTTTCTTATTTTTTACGCCTTGACCTGCTTGTGGATTAATCTCAACCCCCTCGCCAGGGGTATGATTATTGGATATACTTAACCCATTTTCAAGTGATAGCGATACCATGGAACAATACAGCCTTTTTCAACCACAAAACATCCTCAGCGTCAGTCAGCTAACCGGGTACCTGCGCCAGTTAATTGAGGACGATGACCTGATGCAAGATCTGTGGGTTGAAGGTGAGATTTCCAATTTTTCCCGACCCTCTTCAGGTCACCTGTACTTTACCCTTAAAGACAGCCAGTCCGCCATCCGCTGCGTGATGTGGCGCAATTCAGCAGCACGCTTAACCTTTGAACCTCGCGAGGGATTGGCCGTCGAAGCCCACGGTGGAATGGGCGTCTACGAGACCTCCGGTCAGGTGCAGCTCTACGTCGACACCATACGCCCTGCCGGTGAAGGTTTGCTCTTCCAGGAGTTTCTGCGCCTGAAAGCCAAATTGGAGGCTGAAGGCCTGTTTGACCCGTCCACAAAACAACCCATCCCAACCCTGCCCAAGGTGATTGGCATCGTCACTTCACCAACGGGCGCTGCCCTGCAGGACATGCTCAACACCCTGCGGCGCAGGTTTCCGGTCGTTGAAGTGGTCATCGCACCGGCGTCGATGCAAGGGGTTGCAGCCCCGGGTGAGATCGTGGCCGCCCTGGAGCTGCTTAACCGCCAGGTCAAACCGGATGTGATTCTCGTCGGGCGTGGCGGCGGTTCGATTGAAGACCTGTGGGCTTTCAACGATCAGGCTGTAGCACGCGCCGTGGCTGCTTCGGAAGCACCGGTCATCTCAGGCGTCGGGCACGAAACCGACTTTACCCTGACCGATTTCGCCGCAGACCTGCGCGCACCCACGCCCACCGCCGCAGCCGAAGTCGCCACCCCGGATCGCGTTGATTTACTGGGAGCCATTACAGAGCTATCTAACCGACATACCGCTTACCTGAATTCGCGCCTTTCCAGCCTGCGCTGGTCGCTCGGACAAGCACACAATACCCTGGCGCGCATTTCTCCCCGCTATGCAATCAATACCTATCGCCAACGCCTGGACGAAATCAGCCTGCGCCTGGAACGTGCCGCCCGGGTCGCCCTGGAAAGAAAGACCTTACATTTAGCTCACCTGGAGCAATCTCTGCGCAGCTTGAACCCCCGCGCGGTGCTCAACCGCGGATATGCCATCGTCACCCGAACCAGCGACGGCGCCCTGGTCAAACGGTTTGACCAGGTGAAGCCGCAGGATGACATCCGCATCCAGGTCAGCCAGGGGACGATGGATGCCCGTATTTTAAAAACCCACCAGGAGAATAAACATGACCGATAACCCATCTGAAGATATCCAGGCAATGGATTTTGAAACCGCCTTTAATGCCCTGCAGGAAAATGTGAGCAAACTTGAAGGGGAAGACCTACCCCTCGAACAAGCCCTGGCTTTGTTTGAGTGCGGACAGGCTCTGGTCAAACGCTGCGCTGCTTTGTTGGAAGAAGCCGAGCTTAAAGTCCGCACCTTAACTGTGGATTCTGAAGAAGCCACAGAAGCATAACACCATGCCACTATCCGGTCTGCTTCACAACCCGGTCTTCATTGCCACCCTGGTGACTTCATTTGTGGCCCAGGTTCTCAAACTGCCCCTCAGCTACCTGCAAACCCGGGAATGGAATTTTTCGCTGCTGTTCAGCACCGGCGGAATGCCCAGCTCGCACTCTGCCGTGGTTACTGCCGCGGCTGCGGGTGTGGGCTATTATACCGGCTTCAATACGCCCCTGTTCGGCCTGGCTTTTGCCATCGCTGTTGTGGTGATCTACGATGCCACCAATATCCGCCGCCAGGCCGGCTTCCATGCCCAGCAGATCAATCGCATTATTAAAGAAATGTTCGGTGGTGAAAAAGCACCGGTGGAGGAGTTCAAAGAATTGCGCGAAGTGCTGGGACACTCACCTATCGAAGCCCTGGGCGGTGTGATCCTGGGAATACTGGTCAACCTGGTATTCTGGCAGCTCTGGCCTTGATTTTATATTTCAGTCAATGGTAAGTGGAAAAATGGGGGTTTGGGATTAGATATTCGCAATCAGGAGATTGGGATCCGGAAAAGCAATGCCCTACCAAGCGCCTGGAGCGCAGCGACAAAGCGAAAGAAGTGTAGCGAAAGGGGTTGAGATACAGCAAGTAAAAAATAATCTTGTGCTAAAGAAAAGACCCGCCGATTTTCTGAAGCGGGCGGGTTAGCTCTGAACTGTCGCAGTCCGTGTTCAACATTGGCAAATTTGTAGTAAAATTCCCTCTTTATATGAACCATAACCCTTAATCAACAACTGGCGCATCCATATCAAACGATGAAAAAACAATCAACCCTCGTCATTATCGGTCTTTTTCTTGTAACTTTACTGTTTTTGCTTTCAGCCTGCAACGCACCGGAGGATCTAACAATCGCAAAAACCACCCCGGTAATCGATCCGCCCGATCCTGACCCCGTCAGCCCAACGCTGTCTCCATCGCTTACAGCAACAGAATTACCAACCCTGACGAGCACACCCTTGCCTACGGCTGAAAAGTCATCAACTGCAACTGCGACTGCGACCACAACTCCAACCGCCACACCGACAAAATTCTCAGGCTTCGAGAATGCACGGGTGTACAAAGCCTATGCAGGTTTTGAGGGAACTGTGTTTTATTTCATCGTAGTCGGAGTGGAATCACCTTATTTCGGAACCGTCGATGGTCATGATCTGACCTGCGAGCCTGATCCCAACAAGGTTAACCTGCTGGTGTGCAACACAAATGCGAACTTATTTGGCACCAGCCTCAAAGCGTTTGAGTTTTTCGCAGATGAAGCGCATACCTACCAGGTTTATGCGGGGTCCTTTGTCACCGGTCTTGACATCATTCCACTCACCCCAACCCCTGTGGGGTTCATCTGGCCAAGGGCAGATTATTTGCCTGCAGATATCACCTGGGGCTACAATCCTCCCGACTGCCCCGTCAGGGGGATTAATTTATCATGCGAAATCGAATACCGCCGCTACGAAGACAACTCCTGCCTGGTTGGGATGAGCTGTTATGACTCGTGTGGCTTCTATTATTCGGTTGATACGATCAAAGACAAATCCGGAGAGTGGGAATCCTCCGGTCCCTGCTGGTAAAAAATTGCCTTTCATTGTGGTGGATTGGGAATTGTTGGTTGGTATATTTACCACTATTAATTAATTGGCGAAATTGAAAGATTTAACAAACTTATTACGGCTTTTAAAGTTTTCTGCCAAACTGTAATCTAGAGGCTGGGTTGACATTAATCAGATTGTTAAAATTCTGGTTTTAAAGTAAAATATTTAATCATTTTTATTGGTACTTCAGGAGTCAAAAAATGAAATCGAGTCGATTATGGATAATTGTGCTGATTATTCTCAGCAGCATGATGCTTGCCTGCCGTTATTCAATTAACTACCAATTTTTCGAGAAAAAATGTCCCAATGAAGTTACATATATTCAAAATGAATACATTAAAGCAACAACTGTGGACCGGCTTGAGAATGGTTGGTCTATAGGATTAGTCCATGTCTTTTACGGAAAATATGTCGATGAGGCTGGTAATGAACGCTTTGGACGCAACGCACATATCTCCGTGAGGAATGACATTACAGGGGAAAGTGACTCGCTTGTCGTACATAAATGTGAAATCTTCTACACCGGTGATACGGGTTACCAGGTAATAGGTCTAAAAATAAACACCTCATTCAAAAGTATGCCCGGTTCAAGCAATGGCTATATCTTGCTCGGTCAACTCCCCTGAGAGAATGTGATCCTCTTTAAACTCAAATCCTCTAAAGTTTTTGTATTAAAGACGATTTTCACAATTTTCCACCACAAACTTGCAAAGAGGCCTTCTTGGCAAAATCACCAGCAATTAAAATATAACTGCCAACTTCTCCTGCCGCAGGGGCTGGTCAATCTTTCCGATATTAGCCACAAAGCATAGCAAAAACAGGATACATTAAAACGCTAACCCAGGTGCTCTTCCAGGAAGTGTTTTAAAACAATGGCATTATTATGTTCAGTATCATGTGTGCTATAAAGCAAGGTCACGTCTGCATTTTTGGCTGCTTTCAATATTGGCTCCCACCCCGCTGGGTTGCCCTGTAACTCAGCCCGATAGCGTTCTTCGAATTGCGGCCACTTTTCCGGATCATGCCCAAACCATTTACGCAGTTCAGTGCTGGGTGCCACATCTTTCAACCAGGCATCCATTTTTAGAGATTCTTTTTTCATCCCGCGCGGCCACAAACGTTCAACCAGAAAGCGCACCCCATCACTTTCGTCAGCCTCTTCATAAACACGTTTTAATTTGATCATCTTTCCTCCTTCGAGGTAATCCTTAAAGATTTATCATCAATACCTTTCATCAACAGATGAAAATATATCAAACCGCCATAGTCTTTCCAGGGCTCCAAAACTTGATGAGCCCCATCGTGATCCAACTTTTCTGGCAAACCCAACCAGCGCTGTAAATTATTACGTCCACCCACATCATCACCCGGGAAAATGTGCGTTCGCCCAAGTCCTCGCAGAAGAAAATATTCCGCTGTCCAGCGTCCGACGCCTTTCAATTCACATAATCGTTCCACTGCACTGCGGTCATCCAGCAAACGAATCGTTTCCAAGTCGAGTTCACCATCAACAATTGATCGCGCAATTCCAGTAATATATCGGGCTTTCTGGTAACTGAACTTCATCCTGCGCAAATCTTCGATGTCGGCGTCTGCCAGGTCTTGAGGGCGCGGGAAGGCATGATAAGTCCCATCATTGTTTTGAAATTCAACACCGTAAGTTTTCACCATTTCGTTCAATATCCGGATTCCCATGGTCAATGTCAACTGCTGGCAGGCAATAGCATTCACCAGAGTCTCAAAATAGGTTGGGTAACGTGTTGGTTTGAAGCCGCGAAACCGATCAACGAGTGGTTTTAAATCGTCGTCCTGATCAGCCAGGCGGTAAAAATCATCCAGGCGCAAATTAATCCCCAGCACTCGCTCCACAGTTGTGGTAACCTGGCGTTCTATTTCGCTGCTCGCCTTGTGGCTGTGAATGGAAACATGGAGTTGCGGTGTGTCCACCTCGCCTAACATCCTCACCTCGATTTCAAACGGCGTTCCCGCATTGTCGATCAACACGCGCCGGTAGGTTTCGCCATCCCAGCGATCGACAATGTTATCCGGTCGCCGGCGCAGCGCCCAAACGGTGTGATCCAGTCTGAAGGGCGGAACAGGATTTAAGATTAATCGACGTTCTTCCATGAGTCAGCGGTCAACCTCCTGCCAAATTTATCGATCATCGGGCGCATGCCTCAACATCTTCATTTTTCCAGGGTATTCTTTTTCGCCACGGGATGGTTCGGCTGGTAAGATCCCGCCAGCGTGTGAAAACTGATCGCCAGCCGGTTCCAAGAATTGATAGCGATAACTGCCAAGGTTAAATCGACCAGCTCCTTCTCTGAGAAATGCTCCCTGGCTTGGGCATAGACCGCGTCGGGCACATGGTTCTGGTTGATTAATGTAACATGTTCTGCCCACTCAAGCGCAGCCCGTTCACGCGGTGTGTAAAACGGTGCTTCCCGCCAGGCACTCAGCCCATACAACCGTTGCTCACTTTCGCCCTGGCTGCGGGCGTCCTTTGTATGCATATCAATACAAAAGGCGCAGCCGTTGATCTGCGAGGCACGCAATTTGACCAGTTCCACCAGCTCGGGTTCAAGTCCGGACTGTTTGATGTAAGCTTCCAGCTTGCCTAAGATTTCAACGCCTTCGGGGGAGGTTTTGGGATAACTCAGCCGTGGTTTCATTTGACTTCACCATCTCCTTTCGAACGAAATTGATTATGAATTTCGTTCATAATTTTTCTTTTTATTTTCTTTCTTCTACACGCTTAATTTTGCTATATTAGACAGAATTTGTCAAATTAAGCAAGAAATAACACATTCTAAAAGCTATGGGATTTTGAGATTGGAACCCTTCGCGATGCTTTATTCACTGCGCATCAAAATCCACCCCACTATCCCCCCAGGGGGCTTTCACAATTGGGTTCCATTTAGTAAACTGAGCCAGGTTTTAAGCCACAAATCAATAATGATTGTTCAGTCATTCGATATTGGCTGATAACAAGGTTTATCTGTGGACTGTCTCACATGGTCTGCAGCCAGGTTTTATCTTATGGCAATTATTGAAGCCACCGATCTGGTGCACTCATACGAATACGAAGGGAGTCACAATCGCTCCATCGACGGGATTACCCTCCATATTGAACAGGGAGAGTGGCTCGTTATTCTGGGCAAAAACGGGAGCGGCAAAACCACCTTCGCCAAGCATATCAACGCCTTGCTGCCCGTCCAGGGTGGGGAACTGAGTGTTGCCGGGCTGGATGCGCGCGATCCAGCCAATATCTGGGAAATCCGCAGGCACTGCGGCATGGTGTTCCAGGATCCCAACAACCAGTTCGTTTCATCAGTGATCGAGGAAGATATCGCCTTTGGGCTGGAGAACTACGACACGCCCGAAGGTGAAATCCCCGCGCGGGTTGAACGTGCGCTGGCGATTGTGGGCATGGACGGCTTCGAAAAGAAGTCCCCGCACATGCTTTCCGGCGGTCAGAAACAGCGCATCGCGATCGCCGGCGTTCTGGCTATCGACCCGCAGATCATCCTGTTCGACGAAGCGACCAGCATGCTCGACCCGGAGGGTCGGCAGGAAGTTCTCTCCACCATCCACAAACTGCATGCAGAAGAAGGCAAGACGATCGTGATGATCACCCACCTTGTGGAAGAAGCAACACTGGCTGATCGCGTCGCTGTTTTCAGCCAGGGAAGGCTGATCGGCGCCGGCAGTCCAAGGGAAGTCCTCAGTGACCTGGATTTATTGCATAACGCCGGTTTAACCCCGCCCCTACCGGTCAAAGCCTATTATGACCTGCAAAAAGAGGGCGTGACGCTGCCGTGCTGCCCGCTAACCCATCATGAACTGGTTGAGGTTCTATGCCCATCGAAATAAAGCATGCCTCCTACACTTATTTCCCGGGCACCATCTTCGAGGCGCCGGCGCTCCAGGATTTAAGCCTGAAGATTGATGATGGCGACTATGTCGGGATCATGGGCAAAACCGGGTGCGGTAAATCCACACTGATCCAATTGATCGCGGGGTTAATGCAGCCTTTGGAAGGGCAAATCATCATCGACGGCAAGGACATCAACGCCCGCGATTACCCGCGAGAGGAACTGCGCCGAAAGGTGGGCATTGTCTTTCAATATCCCGAAGTGCAGTTATTTGAAACCAGCGTTGAAAAGGACGTCGCTTTTGGATTAAAACATTCGGGATTATCCAAAACTGAAATTGCCGAAAATGTCCGCTGGGCGATTGAAACCGTCGGCCTCGACTTTGAGGCGATCCGCGCCGAATCGCCGTTTAGCCTTTCCGGCGGTGAGAAGCGGCGGGTTGCCATTGCTGGGGTTCTGGCGGCAAAACCAAAAATCCTGATCTTTGATGAACCGATTGTTGGTCTTGATCCCCACGGCAGGGCAGCTTTTCTCGAGCTTACCGGGCATTTGAACGCAACCGGCGCGACGATCATCATGGTCTCGCACAATGCTGATGCCATCGCAGAAAACGCCCAGCGCGTGATCGTACTCGAAGACGGTCGCTTGCTCATCGACGCCCCCGCAAAGCACGCCTTCAGGGACGTTACATTACTCCAGGAAAAAGGCGTTGGCATCAGCCCGGCCAGGGAAATGGCGCACCTGCTATCCGCCTGCGGTCATCCCATCCCCCAAGACACCATCCGCTATCAGGAACTGCTGCCCTTCTTAATCAACCTTGGCAAGGGGGCCAGCTCATGAACCGTCTTCCAACCGGTATGTACCTGCCAGGCGATTCACTGATTCACAAGTTAGACCCACGCGTCAAGCTGCTGGGGCTGTTTATCTCAGTTATCGCCATCATCCTCGTCAGGTCGCTGATCGGTTACGGGATCATCCTGGTTTTTCTGGCTCTCACTGTAGCACTATCCGGCATTTCAATCAAAATTGCCCTCAATTCGGTTCAAAAACTATCCTGGTTCTTTTTGGTCATTTTCTTGATGAACACCTTTTTCTACAGCCCGGAAAATGCCTGGTTCTCCTGGTGGATCTTCAAACCCTCTCCCGCTGGTTTGATGCAGGGCATCGACGTTGTGTTGCGCGTTATTTTTGCACTGGTTGCCAGCAATGTCATTACCAGCTCCACAGCGCCGATGGAGATCACCAACGCACTCGAAGCCCTTATCTCCCCATTTAAGCTGATTGGCGTCCCTGCCGAGCAAATTGCCATGATCTTGTCGATTGCGATCCAATTTATTCCAACCTTTTCTGAAGAGACGGAGATGATCCGCAAAGCACAGACAGCCAGGGGTGCAAGGTTTGACAGCAAAAAATTGACCGAAAAAGCCGCTGCAGTGCTGCCACTGGTCGTTCCGATCTTTTTATCTGCGTTCAAACGTGCTGACGAGCTTTCCATAGCCATGGAAGCCCGCGGCTACCGTTCTGCATCCGGCCGTACCAGGAAAAAATTCGCCCCCCTGCAGGCAGTGGATTATTTCGCCCTGTTGATTGTGATTGCGATCTGTATATTTCAAATGATCATCAGGTAGATTGCGAGGTTGTCAAAATGATGCAGGTGATGGTGTTCAGCGTGGGACTTGGAAGTACCGTCCCTCTAGCAGGGTTCTCCCTGTGTCCTGAAAGGGCAGCAGGCCAGGGAGGTCAACACCGCAACTTGCATCAAGTTTAGAACAGGTTCAACTTATATTATCTTTGAAAAAAAAGGAGAAAAATATCATGAAAGAAATGTCCGTTGTTAAAAAATCGATTATCACCGCGGTTTGCCTGGCGCTGTGCGTGGTTCTACCGCAGGCGTTTCATGCCGTCCCCAATGCCGGTTCGGTGTATCTGCCAATGCACATCCCGGTCCTCCTGTGCGGCCTGATTTGTGGCTGGCCCTTTGGATTGTTGTGCGGACTGGCGGGTCCTGCCCTGTCTACGCTGTTTACCGGTATGCCCCCGGTTGCGATTTTACCTGTTATGATGATCGAGCTGGCTGTTTACGGGTTGGTGAGCGGTTTGATGATGACCTTGATCCGCACCAAGAAAATCTACCTCGATTTGTACATCAGCTTGATCATCGCCATGCTAACCGGGCGGATTGTCGCAGGCCTGGCGAGGGCTTTCATCTTTGCGCGTGGAGCCACCACCATGGCCACCTGGGTTGCCAGCTATTTTGTCACCAGCCTGCCGGGCATCATCATCCAGCTTGTGCTGATCCCGACGATTGTCTTTGCACTGATGAACGCCAGGCTGATCCCCCGGCGTTATCCAAAATCAGCATAAGAGCATTACTGCGCCCTAACTGCCCGCCGGCGCTGAGGGGAACATCCACATGAATCAGCAGGAGATCATCAAATTTTTTGATCGCCGTGCACCGGATTGGGATGCAGAAATGATTCGCGACGATGCGGTGATTGATGCTATCCTCGATAACGCCGGTGTGAAAGCTGGCGATGATGTGCTGGATGTCGCCTGCGGTACGGGTGTATTGATCCCGGATTACCTGCAGCGCGGCGTGTCACGGATCACGGCAGTGGATATTTCACCGGAGATGATCGCACACGCCCGCCGGAAGTTTTCCCAGCCCAATGTTCACCTGATCTGCGCCGATGTTGAAACCTTTGCGTTTGAGTCAGCCTTTGACCGCATCATCGTGTATAACGCTTTTCCGCATTTTTTCCAACCCGCCAGATTGATCGAAAAGCTGGCGGGTGACCTTAAACCCGGTGGCGTGTTGACAGTCGCCCACGGCATGAGCCGCGCCAGCATCGATCAGCATCACCAAAGCACCGCCAGCAGCGTATCCATTGGATTGATGCATGAAGATCAGCTTGAAACTTTATTTGGGCAATATCTGACCGTGACGGTGAAGATCTCAAACGAGCGGATGTACCAGGTCGCCGGGACAAAAGCTAAATTTTAATAAGCGCTGCGCCAGCGGTTGAAAAATAGCGTTTTTTATTTTATAAACCGATCAATGGCGGTGTTCAGGTCGCTGATCGCCTTCTCATCCCCCTCTTTGGCTGCCTGAACAATGCAATGACTGATGTGATTCTTCAACACCAGGTTTCCAGTGTTATTGATCGCCGCTTTCACCGCAGCAAGCTGGATCAGGATCTGGCTGCAATCGGCATCGTTTTCGACCATGCGCTTGATGGCCTCAATGTGACCCACAGCCTTCGAAAGACGATTGATCACCGCCTTTTTTTCAGCCTGGCTGTGAACATAGGCATGCTGCGCATGATCGTGATCCGGGTGTGGGCTTGTTCCTCGATTATCAGAGCGATTGTTCATCTGCATTCACCGTGTTTGGCTTAATTCTTTTTTCCGCTTACCAGACCTTATTTTACCCCGATCAAATGATATCCCAAAGGAGGGGCAGGTCTCTGTGCCTGCCCTGGGCGGACACGGAGGTCCGCCCCCACGATGGGATTGTCGATGTCAATCCCGGTCTTCCGTCTCCCGTCCCCGGTCTCTCCATTCACCATCATCGCCCCTGAATGCGGTGAGTGTGAACACCAAAAACCAGAAACACCGGTGAGATCCGACGCAACCCTCAGAATGGTTTATAATTAAACCGATGCCATTATCAGAAGGGGACCTGCCATGGAGAAACTGCTCACTCAATACCTTAAAGATATCGCCGATACCGAGAAGCGCGGTGACGCACGTGAAGAAACCTTTTACCCTGCGCTGAAAACCCTGTTTTCCGGCTTCCCGCTTGAAAAAGGGCGTAGAACCGATGTAACCCAACTGCCCAAACAGACCGAAGCCGGCAACCCTGATTTTCGCGTGTGGGACGGCGACCACTTCATCGTCGGTTATATTGAAGCCAAGGCGCCAGGGACCAACCTGGATCAGGCTGAAACCAGCGAGCAGTTGGAGCGTTACCTGAACACCTTTCCCAACGTGATCCTGACGGATTTTTACGAATTTCGCCTGTACCGCAATGGGATCATGATCGACCGGGCAATTATCGGGCGACTCTTCACCGCCAGAACCTTAAAAACAACACCCCCCCTTGAAAATATTGACGCGTTTGAAAAATTAGCGAACCGCTTTTTCTCATTCAAACTCCCCAAAACTTTCACTGCGGAAAGCCTGGCTGTTGAACTTGCCAAGCGCACCCGTTTTCTGCGCGACCAGGTGGTCGCCGAAGAGCTGCGTGAATCAGAGCGGGGAAAGGGCGCAATTTACGGTTTTTACCAGGCCTTTCAGAAATACCTGATCACCAGCCTGACCCCCCAACAATTTGCCGATCTCTATTCCCAGACGATCGCCTACGGGCTGTTCGCTGCTCGCACCCGCGCCGATGGGGACTTCAACCGGAAAATTGCCTTTGACTACATCCCCCAATCGATCGGCATCCTGCGGGAGGTGTTCCAGTTTATTTCCCTGGGCAACCTCTCCGATCAGATGGAAGTGATCGTGGATGACATCACTGCGGTGCTGAACGCTGCCGATATCAACAGCATCCTCGACCAGTATTACAAG from Brevefilum fermentans encodes:
- a CDS encoding HIT family protein — its product is MKYIQGDAAERACAFCLAAEREDGQENLVFHRGENLFMILNRYPYTSGHMMCVPFLHVSKLDDLTSEARCELMELVAKAVRVLSDVYKPEGFNVGMNLGSVAGAGIADHLHMHIVPRWGGDTSFISILSGTRVVPESLEVTYQKVKEAWERVD
- the xseA gene encoding exodeoxyribonuclease VII large subunit, with translation MEQYSLFQPQNILSVSQLTGYLRQLIEDDDLMQDLWVEGEISNFSRPSSGHLYFTLKDSQSAIRCVMWRNSAARLTFEPREGLAVEAHGGMGVYETSGQVQLYVDTIRPAGEGLLFQEFLRLKAKLEAEGLFDPSTKQPIPTLPKVIGIVTSPTGAALQDMLNTLRRRFPVVEVVIAPASMQGVAAPGEIVAALELLNRQVKPDVILVGRGGGSIEDLWAFNDQAVARAVAASEAPVISGVGHETDFTLTDFAADLRAPTPTAAAEVATPDRVDLLGAITELSNRHTAYLNSRLSSLRWSLGQAHNTLARISPRYAINTYRQRLDEISLRLERAARVALERKTLHLAHLEQSLRSLNPRAVLNRGYAIVTRTSDGALVKRFDQVKPQDDIRIQVSQGTMDARILKTHQENKHDR
- the xseB gene encoding exodeoxyribonuclease VII small subunit; translation: MTDNPSEDIQAMDFETAFNALQENVSKLEGEDLPLEQALALFECGQALVKRCAALLEEAELKVRTLTVDSEEATEA
- a CDS encoding divergent PAP2 family protein gives rise to the protein MPLSGLLHNPVFIATLVTSFVAQVLKLPLSYLQTREWNFSLLFSTGGMPSSHSAVVTAAAAGVGYYTGFNTPLFGLAFAIAVVVIYDATNIRRQAGFHAQQINRIIKEMFGGEKAPVEEFKELREVLGHSPIEALGGVILGILVNLVFWQLWP
- a CDS encoding DUF488 domain-containing protein; this translates as MIKLKRVYEEADESDGVRFLVERLWPRGMKKESLKMDAWLKDVAPSTELRKWFGHDPEKWPQFEERYRAELQGNPAGWEPILKAAKNADVTLLYSTHDTEHNNAIVLKHFLEEHLG
- a CDS encoding DNA-3-methyladenine glycosylase family protein yields the protein MEERRLILNPVPPFRLDHTVWALRRRPDNIVDRWDGETYRRVLIDNAGTPFEIEVRMLGEVDTPQLHVSIHSHKASSEIERQVTTTVERVLGINLRLDDFYRLADQDDDLKPLVDRFRGFKPTRYPTYFETLVNAIACQQLTLTMGIRILNEMVKTYGVEFQNNDGTYHAFPRPQDLADADIEDLRRMKFSYQKARYITGIARSIVDGELDLETIRLLDDRSAVERLCELKGVGRWTAEYFLLRGLGRTHIFPGDDVGGRNNLQRWLGLPEKLDHDGAHQVLEPWKDYGGLIYFHLLMKGIDDKSLRITSKEER
- a CDS encoding carboxymuconolactone decarboxylase family protein, giving the protein MKPRLSYPKTSPEGVEILGKLEAYIKQSGLEPELVELVKLRASQINGCAFCIDMHTKDARSQGESEQRLYGLSAWREAPFYTPRERAALEWAEHVTLINQNHVPDAVYAQAREHFSEKELVDLTLAVIAINSWNRLAISFHTLAGSYQPNHPVAKKNTLEK
- a CDS encoding energy-coupling factor transporter ATPase, with product MAIIEATDLVHSYEYEGSHNRSIDGITLHIEQGEWLVILGKNGSGKTTFAKHINALLPVQGGELSVAGLDARDPANIWEIRRHCGMVFQDPNNQFVSSVIEEDIAFGLENYDTPEGEIPARVERALAIVGMDGFEKKSPHMLSGGQKQRIAIAGVLAIDPQIILFDEATSMLDPEGRQEVLSTIHKLHAEEGKTIVMITHLVEEATLADRVAVFSQGRLIGAGSPREVLSDLDLLHNAGLTPPLPVKAYYDLQKEGVTLPCCPLTHHELVEVLCPSK
- a CDS encoding ATP-binding cassette domain-containing protein, translating into MPIEIKHASYTYFPGTIFEAPALQDLSLKIDDGDYVGIMGKTGCGKSTLIQLIAGLMQPLEGQIIIDGKDINARDYPREELRRKVGIVFQYPEVQLFETSVEKDVAFGLKHSGLSKTEIAENVRWAIETVGLDFEAIRAESPFSLSGGEKRRVAIAGVLAAKPKILIFDEPIVGLDPHGRAAFLELTGHLNATGATIIMVSHNADAIAENAQRVIVLEDGRLLIDAPAKHAFRDVTLLQEKGVGISPAREMAHLLSACGHPIPQDTIRYQELLPFLINLGKGASS
- a CDS encoding energy-coupling factor transporter transmembrane component T family protein; this encodes MNRLPTGMYLPGDSLIHKLDPRVKLLGLFISVIAIILVRSLIGYGIILVFLALTVALSGISIKIALNSVQKLSWFFLVIFLMNTFFYSPENAWFSWWIFKPSPAGLMQGIDVVLRVIFALVASNVITSSTAPMEITNALEALISPFKLIGVPAEQIAMILSIAIQFIPTFSEETEMIRKAQTARGARFDSKKLTEKAAAVLPLVVPIFLSAFKRADELSIAMEARGYRSASGRTRKKFAPLQAVDYFALLIVIAICIFQMIIR
- a CDS encoding ECF transporter S component, producing the protein MKEMSVVKKSIITAVCLALCVVLPQAFHAVPNAGSVYLPMHIPVLLCGLICGWPFGLLCGLAGPALSTLFTGMPPVAILPVMMIELAVYGLVSGLMMTLIRTKKIYLDLYISLIIAMLTGRIVAGLARAFIFARGATTMATWVASYFVTSLPGIIIQLVLIPTIVFALMNARLIPRRYPKSA
- a CDS encoding class I SAM-dependent methyltransferase, with the translated sequence MNQQEIIKFFDRRAPDWDAEMIRDDAVIDAILDNAGVKAGDDVLDVACGTGVLIPDYLQRGVSRITAVDISPEMIAHARRKFSQPNVHLICADVETFAFESAFDRIIVYNAFPHFFQPARLIEKLAGDLKPGGVLTVAHGMSRASIDQHHQSTASSVSIGLMHEDQLETLFGQYLTVTVKISNERMYQVAGTKAKF
- a CDS encoding metal-sensing transcriptional repressor, with amino-acid sequence MNNRSDNRGTSPHPDHDHAQHAYVHSQAEKKAVINRLSKAVGHIEAIKRMVENDADCSQILIQLAAVKAAINNTGNLVLKNHISHCIVQAAKEGDEKAISDLNTAIDRFIK